Part of the Sphaerochaeta associata genome is shown below.
TGCTTTCGGTCACCCCTTCTCAGACTCTCCTGCACGTCATCATTGCGTTTTACCAACAACTGGATCTGACTGGCATATGTTTCCAGATTTACGTGTTCCTGCTCCTTGAGCTTCTCACTCATTTGTTGGGCCTGCACCACCCGTTCCTGCAGTTCCTGGATAAAACTCGTGATGGTATGAATCATGGTCTGGAATGCTTGGTCAGTTTTGGCGATGGTATGGGTGAACAGATTCTCCATCTCGATATTGCATTGCTGGGAGAAGGCTTTCAATGATTGCAAGGATTGCATGTTTACCTCTTCCGAGAGATCCTGCAACGTCTGTTTCTGTTGGACCAGAGCCTTCTCGATCTCGGTCTTGACTGCTTCATAGTTTTTCTTTTGTTCGTTCAGGTCCTGGAAAGCCTGTTCTCGGGCAAGCTCAAGAGCATGTTCGTTGGAAGCGATAATCTGCTCGCTCTCATCCCCAAGCTGGCGGATCTTTGCTAGTTGGCCGGAAAGGACAGCCAACGAAGCAGCCTCATGACCCTTGAGCATCTCGGCATGTGAGGCAACTCGCCCCTGGTTGGCCCGTTCTACTTCCTGCACCTCACTCTCATACTCCTGAAGTTTTGCATACGAAGTGTCCAGAAGCTGTTTGACCCGTAGCTGCTGATTTGAAATAGCCTCGGTACCTTCTTCAACCATTGCCTGCAGAGCAGCCCTGAACGATTCAATTCTTGTATCGAATCCATCAATAATGGCTTGCACCGCTTCAATACGGTGCACTTCCTGCTTAACCTGCTCGATGCGTGCCTCAACCTGGGCTGTGGTGGCACCAAGCTTCGTCAATGAGTCACGATAGGTATTGAGTACACTCTGGAGCTTGGCGAGGTCCTCACTGCGAACCTCAAGCTCGGTCAGCTGGCTGTCAAGTCTCATCAACATCTGGTTGGAAGCTTCAATCTTATGATTGACCCGCTCCTCCACCTGTTGGGCTGTATCCTTGAACTGCGATCGGGCCGATTCCACTTCCCGGGAAAAGAGGTTTACCTTCTGCTTCATCAAATCCAGACGGCGATCACGTTTATCCTCCACCCGCAATAAGTAGATTATGACCAACGTAATCAGAAACAGAATTACAGGAAGTAATAGTTCAAGTCCCATACCGCACCTCCATGCATTCAGAGTACCAGAGAAGCAAACTCCTTCCAAGAGCCGACTACAAGGTCGGCATCCGGGTAGACAGGTTTTCGCTTTGCCGTAATCAGGCAGGAGTACATACCGGCTCTTTTCGCTCCCTGGCAATCCTTGGAATAACTGTCTCCCATAAAGAGAACCTGTGCCGGTGGCACTGCCAAACGTTCAAGCAAGAAAGAGAATGCACGGCTGCTCGGTTTCAGGTATCCGCTCTCCTCCGAACTGTGTGCTATATCCACCAAATCGGAGATACCCAGCGTTTCCAATTTTCGGGCAAGCGGAAAATCGCTGAACACCGCGATGACCAGCCCATGTCGTTTTGCCTCTGTAAGAGCTTCTTTCATCCCTTCGTAGGCTTTTATCGAACGAAAGGAACGCTCCCAAGCGCGATAGAACTGTCGTTCGATGGAGTCGCGGGTCTTCTGCAGGTTTAACTCATCCAGAGGACGGCCGAGTCGGCCGGCAACCAATCGGGATTGGAGGTCAAGCAGGCCTTCCCTGCTCGGCTTCAGATTCGGATGCACATCCTGGACCCGGCGGTACTGGGCTCGAGCCCAATTGAAGGCCATCGCCAAACGAAGCGAGGGAAAGGAGGAACGTACCATTCTGCTGTTGAGCATCCGCTTGGGGTAGAGGGTCCCATCAATATCGAGGCACAGCACCCTGATGCCTTGGTCAACCAAAAACCCCATCCTTATCCTCGCTTCCGACTGCTCTGCTTCTCGTTACGCTTGCGAGCCTTGTCCACCGATGCCTTGTTGCCCGGCTTTGTTGACTTCGGCTTGGCAATCGCCTTTCCTCCAGTATTTCTCTTCACCTCTTTCTGCGGCGTTGGATTGACTGGTGCTTTCGGCCCGCGGTCATGCAACGAAGGATTACGCTTACGCTCACGTAAATCAATTTCAATCGGAATGAGGGTGAACCCCAAATCCTTACGGATGCAATTCTTCAGGTATTGGATATAAATCTGCGGGAATTCCTTGATTCGGTTCACAAAGAACAGGAATTTGACCGGATTGGCGCTGATCTGGGTTCCGTAATACACCTTGTAATGACCGCCGCTTCCACGCGGGGGTTGATAAGCCTCACCCCAGACCTTGATGGACTCGTTGAGACGAGCGGTATCGACACGCTTGTTCAGTTGTTTCCAAACCGTCCAGACCATGTCGAGCAACTTTCCAATATCCTGGCCCTGCAAGGCGCTGATGGAGGTAATCGGTGCAAAGTTGAGAATCGGGAACAGGAATCTGACACGATCCTTGATCGCCTCAAGTTCATTGCCGATTCCGGCAAGCAGGTCGATTTTGTTCAAAACCAGAATAATGCCCTTCCCACGGCGTACAATGAGATTGGCGATTTTCTTGTCCTGGTCTGCAAGACCCTCGACGCTGTCAATCATCAACAGGACGACATCGGCTTCATCGATGGTTTTGATGGCCCGGTTCACAGAGTAATACTCGACATCCTCCTCAACCTTGCTCTTGCGTCTGATACCTGCAGTATCGAGTACCGTGAAGTCTGTTCCCTTGTAGTTGAAGGAACCCATTACGACGTCGCGCGTAGTGCCTGCAATTTCGCTCACAATTGAGATGTCCTTGCCGACAAGCAGGTTGGTCAAGGTGGATTTGCCGGTATTCGGTTTGCCCAAGATTGCAATCTTCACCCTCTCTGCTTCCTCGGGAGCCTCTTCGAGACTTACCAGGTCAAGCATTCCCAGCAGGGTATCCTCCAATTCCTCGATACCCAGACCATGGGCTGCAGAGATACCAAGAATACGCTGATACCCGTACTCGTAGTACTCCCACAAGAGGTCCTCGCGCTTGGGGTCATCGATCTTGTTGACCACAAGGACGATCTTATCGGTGTATGGGCGCAGGTACTCCAAGAGCTCCCGATCCTCGGCGGTTACTTCGGTACAATCCATCATGAACACAATGGCGTCGCTGATGGCCAGTAAGCCAAGGCTTTTCTTGGCCACCAGGTCATCCATGCTGTCACGGTCGACCTTGACTCCACCCGAATCGATGAGGGTGACCGGGTGGTTGCCCAACAGCCAGCGCTCGGGAATCAAATCGCGGGTAACCCCGGGAGTGGGATCGGTGATGGCTCGTCGTTTTCCAATAAGGCGATTGAAGAGGGTGGACTTGCCCACGTTGGGCCGTCCTATGATGGATACCACAGGAATCTTTACCTGGGTATCAACGTTGTCAGATGGTGGTGAAATGATCGAATCGGTCATGCATCCACTCCCTTATATAGGTGGTAATCGTCAGATAGGAGTCCATGTCCAGCACATGTTCGGCAAGCGCCTTTGCCTCCTTGTAGGAGACGGAGCGAAGAATCTTGCGGACCTGCAGCAGGCTTTGGGACCCCATACTCAATTCATCCAATCCCATTCCTGCCAACAGCACGGAACAGAAAGGATCGGAAGCCATCTCCCCGCAGAGGCTCACCGGTATGTTGTTTTCGTGGGCCATTTGGACGATCATTTTAATTGATCGCAATACCCCGGGGTGAAATGGCTGATACAGGTAGGCAATCTTCTCATTTCCCCGATCAACGGCGATGGTGTATTGGATCAGGTCATTGGTTCCAATAGAGAAAAAGTCCACTTTCTTGGCCAGAATATCTGCACACAAGGCTGCAGAAGGCACCTCGATCATAGTCCCCACCTTGATGTCGGGGTCAAAGGGTATGTGTTCATTTCGACATTCACCTTTGACATGTTCAAGGAGGTGCAATACAGCATTCAACTCCTCAACCCCGCTGATCATGGGGAACATGATTTGTAATTTTCCGTAGACACTGGCGCGGAGCAACGCCCTGAGTTGAACGGTAAAGATATCCTTGCGAGAGAGACAGAACCTGACCGCCCTCCAACCGAGGATGGGGTTCTTCTCATCGATACCCAAACCGCTGACCACCTTGTCTCCACCGATATCGATGGTACGGATGGTTACCGGCTTGGGGGCCATGGCCTCGATGACTTGTTTATAGACTTCAAACTGTCGTTCTTCCGATGGATTCTCCAAGGATTCCATAAAAAGAAACTCGGAACGGAACAAACCGATACCCGAAGCACCACAAGCCTTGGCCGCTTCCACCTCACTGGAAGTCTGAATGTTGGTCTTCAGCAATACCTCGTGTCCATCGGTAGTGGTGCTGGACAGAACAGCCATTTGATGCAGCTCGACCTCGTGTTGCTGCCAACGGGCATACCGCTCATCAAGCATCTGTGAAACGGTATGGTCGGGCCTGATGAACGCCTCGCCATAAGTTCCGTCAACAATGATCTCATCACCATCATTGACAGTCTTTGATGCCCCGCCTGCAGCGAGCACGGTGGGAATGTTGAATGCACGCACCAGGATTGCTACATGGCTGGCTCTACCTCCGCCGTCAAGACAGATACCCAGGATGTGGGTCTTGTCCATGGCGAAGAGTTCACTGGGCATCAGAATATCGGCAACGAGAATTACATCCTCGCCCAGATGCTCCATCCGTCGCTGGCCCTTGCCCTTGATCGCATCGATCAAGTACAACGATACATCCTTGAAATCCACAGCCCGTTCACGAAGCAGTTCATCATCCGTCTGCTCGAGCAGTGTTACCATGCTGGTGGTAACCGAATCGATGGCCCATTGGGCGCAGACCAGATTGGTGGTGATATACGCTTCGATTTGCTGAGTATACTCAGGATCCTCAAGCATAAGCAGATGCGTCTCCAGAATGTCCCTCGACTCCTTGGAGATATCGCTTGCATTGTGCTCTTGCAATGTGTGTTTCGCAGTCTGTAGGGCTTTCCGAAATTTTTCCAGCTCCCCTGACACCCCGTCGGCCAGGATATGCTGCTTCTCTGCAGTCATCGATGCATGATGATGCACCAACGCTTTTCCCTTCGCCAACCCCTCGGAGGCTGCTATACCCTTGAATATCCTCATATGTAATGTACTATACGGACTTTATCTGCTGATGTAAAGCTGGAAACACAACCGTCGATTTGTTAGAATACATCCGATGGAAGACCAAATCCTCGGCGAAAAACCAAGAAAACGACACCCTTTGATACTCTTTCTCATATGGGTTCTCTTCTCCCTTGTGGTTGTGGCGCTCGGATACCCGCGCGTACGTTCATCCATCGAGGACAGCGGGGTGCTCGAGATTCTGAAAACCAGTGGTTTATCTTCGCAATCCCAGGCCAACACAAGAAATGTAGAGGTAGTCTTCATCCAATACCCCCAAACATTCAAAACGTTTACCGTTCAGCAGAGCCGTTTGGGAGGGAGTGCCTACCATGACACCTTCGAAGCCCTGCTTTCCGGTCCGTCACTGGAGATTCTCAAGACAGGAGCAGTCAGCTACATCCATGCCGATACCACGCTCATAGGAGTCACCCTCTCCTCAAGCATCCTCTATGTGGACCTCTCCAAGGAGTACCTGCTTTCACCGGACCTGGAGACGGCGCGGCAGCAGATACGCCGTACAGCCCTGGCTTTCCAACGTGTCAAGGATGTTGTAATTCTTGTCGAAGGGAAACAGCTCAGCTGAGCAGCTCTTCCAGCTGCGCAGTCATCTCATCCTTGCTCAAGCCCGGCTGCATCTTCAAGAGGGAGAGAAACTCGGTATTTCCCTTGTGGCCGGTGATCGGGCTTTTTGCCAAACGATGCATCCCCACCCCGTCCCGGGCAAGCAGGTCATACACATTTCGCATGACCTTGACCAAGACGGAACGGTCCTGCACCACGCCGTTGAAGTTCACCAAACCCTTGGGCACCTCGAACTGGGGTTTAATCAAGCTGACCAACCATCCGTCCTTGCACAGGGAAAGTATGTGACGAGCAGCTCCTGCAATCGAGCGAAAGGAGAGGTCGCAGACCGCTGCATCGCACTCAGGCTCGAGGGAATCGAGGGTCATGATGTTCTGCTTCTCATGCACAACCACCCGCTCATCGATTCTCAACCGCCAATCGAGCTGGTTGTACCCGACATCGACGCTGTGGACCAGAGTGGCTCCACGTTTGAGCAGGCAATCGGTAAACCCTCCGGTGGAGGCTCCTGCATCAAGCATCACCAGATTTTGTACATCGAGTCCAAATGTGTCCAGAGCATGCTCCAGCTTGTAGCCGCCGCGGGAGACGTAGGCATCGAAGGTGAAGGAGAAGCAAGCATTTGGATCGACCAATAGTCGCGGGTCTGTTGCAAGCACACCATCCACCAATACATTGCGGCATACAATGAAGGCTGTGAGTTGGTCCTTGGTATACTCGTCAAACTGCCGGCCGAGGGCCTGAAGCAGTGCAACCTTACGGACTTTCATCAGATATCGTACAACCTCGAGAACCGTTCGATGGAGAGAGCCTGCCCGCTTACAGCATCGATCGTGATGCAAACCCCCTGCAGCAAGGGGGCGGTGTCGGCAATCTCGGTACGCAGAGGCATTTGCGTAAGTTGCTTTGCGATCGATACGGAAGGATTGGAACCGATGACACTTGCCGACGGACCACACAGGCCCAAGTCGGTGATGTATGCGGTTTTACCGGGGAGTATTTTCTCATCGGCAGTCTGTACGTGGGTGTGTGTTCCCACAACAGCAGATACCTTGCCATCCAGATGGAAGGCAAGAGCCTCTTTTTCCTCAGAATTTTCTGCATGAAAATCTACAAGGATGATGGGCGTCTGTTTTTTCAGGCGCTGCACCTGGTCCAACCCAACCCGGAACGGACAGTCGATGCTCGGCATCGATTGACGACCCTGGAGGTTCAACACTGCAACCTTGTAATTCTTGATATCCACCACTACAGAACCATGACCAGGAGCCTGCGGAGGATAATTGGCCGGCCTGAGCAGGCGCTTCTCACTATCCAGCAACAGCCTGAGATCGTCCTGCTGCCAGATATGATTCCCACTGGTTATCACACTGATTCCAAGAGCGAAAAACTGATCCATCAGAGAGGCTGAAAGGCCGAAGCCATTAGCGGCATTTTCGCCGTTGACCACGACCACATCAGCACGGTACTCCTTGACCAGCGTGTGTAATCCGATAAAAAGAGCCCTGCTTCCGGGCTGTCCGCAGACATCCCCAAGCAGCAGGGCGACACATGTTTTTGCATCAGCCACGAACAACCTACCTAGCGTACTCGACGACTCTCATCTCACGGATGATCGTCACCTTGATGCGACCCGGATACCTCAGCTCAGCTTCGATGCGCCCGGCGATGCCCTTGGCTATCTGCTTGGCTCCATCATCATTGACCTGATCGTTGTTCACCAGGATCCTCAGCTCACGGCCGGCCTGGATGGCATACGCCTTGTCTACGCCGGTAAAGCTCTCAGCAATCTGCTCAAGAGACTCAAGGCGCTTGATGTAGTTGTCCAACGTTTCACGGCGTGCACCAGGGCGGGCGGCACTGATTGCATCGGCAATCTGTACGATGACGGCTTCGATGGTTTGCGGCTCAGTATCATTGTGATGGGCGAGGATGGCATTTACCACCCGTGGATCCTCACCAAGACGCTTTGCCATATCGGCTCCAAGCTCTGCATGGTTTGCATCGCTCTCGGTCTCAATTCCCTTGCCGATGTCATGCAGCAAGCCCGAGCGCATCGCAAGTTCGCTATTCGCTCCGATCTCACTGGCGATCATACCTGAAAGAATGGCGACTTCCTTGGAATGACTAAGTACATTCTGACCATAGCTGGTTCTGAAATGAAGCCTGCCCAAGGCTCGGATTGTTTCCGGCCCGACATTGTGGATGCCAAGATCGAAAATAACCTTCTCTCCCTCGTCGGCGATGATTCTGCCGATTTCCTTGGTAACCTTGTTGACCACCTCTTCGATGCGGGCCGGATGGATTCGTCCATCCTGGACCAAGCGCTCCAAGGCGACTCTGGCGATCTCCTTGCGAACCGGGTCGAAACAGGAGATGACCACGGCCTCGGGAGTGTCATCGATAATGACATCCACACCGGTGAGGGTCTCAAGGGTACGGATGTTTCTTCCTTCCCGACCAATAATCCTGCCTTTCATCTCGTCACTAGGCAGACTCACCGAACTGATCGTCACATCACCGACGACCTCTGTGGCAAGCCTCTGGATTGAGGTCACAACGATATCACGAGCCTTTTTGTCAGCGGAAAGCTGCGCTTCCTGTTCGATCTTATTGATCATCAGTTGCGCATCTCTCCTCGCATCGTTGTACATTGTCTCCATGATGATGTTCTTTGCCTCATCAGCTGACAATCCAGCAATGCGTTCAAGTTCAGTAATCAGGCCGCCTTCTTTCTCGGCAACCTCTTGTTCTTTCCGGGCAAGTCCAGACTCCCGGTCTCCTAATTGCTTCCTGATAGCATCCAATTCAGCCTGCTTGTGTTCAAGATTCTCTTCCTTCTGAAGGATTCTTCTCTCGACACGCTGCAGTTCACTCCGTCTTTCCCTAGCCTCTCGTTCCTGCTGTTGTTGTTCTTTCAACAACTGATCCCGAGTCTCAAGCAAGAGCTCTTTGCTCTTTGCTTCCGCTTCCTTTATCGCTTCCTCGTTCAGTCTGATCGCTCTTTGTTCGACCGAGGTAAGCTTAAATTTCGCATACAGCCAACGGCTTAACCAACCTAAGATGATACCAATAAGACAACTAAGGAGGATGATAAGTATACGTTCCATATACTACCCCCTATTGTAATGGTACAATGATACGTACGCTTGTCGGAATTGTCAAGGCTCGAAAGCAACGCTATCTTGTCTGTAAGTACAGATTGTTCGGTTAATTACTGAGAATCGTACACTCTATGGGAACAATAAAAAAACCGCTGTCATGACAACAGCGGCTTCACCCAAATGGGTTTTTGTTTAATTGAAGAGGCACTTCAGAGGCTTATTTTTCCTCGTCGTCACTCTTCTCAGCCTTCTTGGCTGGTTTGTCGGCCTTCTTCTCAGCCTTCTCAGACTTCTTTTCGGCCTTCTTCTTCTCGGGCTTTGCGGTCTTCTCAACCAGCTCGAGGATCACCATCTCGGCAGCATCTCCGAGGCGGTTGCCGGTCTTCAGGATGCGGGTATACCCACCCTTCCGCTCGACAAACAAGGGGGCGATCTCTGTAAAAAGCTTTGCTGCAATAGCTTCATCGGTGATGTCCCGAGCGATCAAACGGCGGTTTGCAACGCTGTCGACTTTCGCACGGGTAATCATCTTCTCTGCCATTCTGCGAACTTCCAGAGCCTTTGCCTTGGTGGTCTCGATCCGTTCATATCTGAACAGTGAGGTCACCATGTTGCGCTTGAGGGCCTTACGGTGAGATGAGGTCCTACTAAGCGCATTGAATCCAATCCTATGCTTCATTCTCTTCTTCCTTGTTCCCAGGTACTTTGATTGCAGTTTTCAGAACACTATAGTCGGTCATCCCAAGGCTGAGATTCCACTCCTTCAGTTTTTCCTTAATCTCTTGGAGGCTCTTCTTACCGAAGTTCCTCGTCTTTGCAATCTCTTCCTCAGTCTTCTTGGTGAGATCGCCGATAGTACGGATGTTGGCATTCTTCAGACAGTTGCTGGATCGAACGGTCAGCTCGAGTTCCTCAACCGAGGTATTGAGAATCTTGCGGACCCTCTCTTCCTCTTCGTCCACCTCATCGTTATTGCTGATCAGAGTCTCGTCGAAGTTGATGAAGATCTGGAAGTATTCCTTCGCAATCTTTGCAGCTTCAGCAAGAGCATTCTGCGGTGCAATCGTACCATCAGTGTAGATTTCCAGTGTAAGCTTGTCGTAATCGCTGCGATAGCCGACACGGGTGGGTTCAATCGAATACTTAACGCGGGTAACCG
Proteins encoded:
- a CDS encoding SpiroCoCo family coiled-coil protein, translating into MGLELLLPVILFLITLVIIYLLRVEDKRDRRLDLMKQKVNLFSREVESARSQFKDTAQQVEERVNHKIEASNQMLMRLDSQLTELEVRSEDLAKLQSVLNTYRDSLTKLGATTAQVEARIEQVKQEVHRIEAVQAIIDGFDTRIESFRAALQAMVEEGTEAISNQQLRVKQLLDTSYAKLQEYESEVQEVERANQGRVASHAEMLKGHEAASLAVLSGQLAKIRQLGDESEQIIASNEHALELAREQAFQDLNEQKKNYEAVKTEIEKALVQQKQTLQDLSEEVNMQSLQSLKAFSQQCNIEMENLFTHTIAKTDQAFQTMIHTITSFIQELQERVVQAQQMSEKLKEQEHVNLETYASQIQLLVKRNDDVQESLRRGDRKQEELAQVIAHLRDEASSLHTELDRLNAEKEHLVVANSQESNTAATLAASIAALALQLNQKQNELQVLTETIQQQELQAQARQSELEETESSEEAAPSDEDEPSDEDEPSDEDEPSDEDEPSDEDEPSDEDEPSDEDEPSDEDEPSDVDEPSDEDEPSDVDEPSDVDEPSDEDEPSDEDEPSDEDEPSDEDEPSDEDEPSDEDEPSDEDEPSDEDEPSDEDEPSDEDEPSDEDEPSDEDEPSDEDEPSDDNRTTKKEKIWVEYIPEGEEEEITLDEEEDKNT
- a CDS encoding HAD family hydrolase; this translates as MGFLVDQGIRVLCLDIDGTLYPKRMLNSRMVRSSFPSLRLAMAFNWARAQYRRVQDVHPNLKPSREGLLDLQSRLVAGRLGRPLDELNLQKTRDSIERQFYRAWERSFRSIKAYEGMKEALTEAKRHGLVIAVFSDFPLARKLETLGISDLVDIAHSSEESGYLKPSSRAFSFLLERLAVPPAQVLFMGDSYSKDCQGAKRAGMYSCLITAKRKPVYPDADLVVGSWKEFASLVL
- the der gene encoding ribosome biogenesis GTPase Der; amino-acid sequence: MTDSIISPPSDNVDTQVKIPVVSIIGRPNVGKSTLFNRLIGKRRAITDPTPGVTRDLIPERWLLGNHPVTLIDSGGVKVDRDSMDDLVAKKSLGLLAISDAIVFMMDCTEVTAEDRELLEYLRPYTDKIVLVVNKIDDPKREDLLWEYYEYGYQRILGISAAHGLGIEELEDTLLGMLDLVSLEEAPEEAERVKIAILGKPNTGKSTLTNLLVGKDISIVSEIAGTTRDVVMGSFNYKGTDFTVLDTAGIRRKSKVEEDVEYYSVNRAIKTIDEADVVLLMIDSVEGLADQDKKIANLIVRRGKGIILVLNKIDLLAGIGNELEAIKDRVRFLFPILNFAPITSISALQGQDIGKLLDMVWTVWKQLNKRVDTARLNESIKVWGEAYQPPRGSGGHYKVYYGTQISANPVKFLFFVNRIKEFPQIYIQYLKNCIRKDLGFTLIPIEIDLRERKRNPSLHDRGPKAPVNPTPQKEVKRNTGGKAIAKPKSTKPGNKASVDKARKRNEKQSSRKRG
- the ptsP gene encoding phosphoenolpyruvate--protein phosphotransferase produces the protein MRIFKGIAASEGLAKGKALVHHHASMTAEKQHILADGVSGELEKFRKALQTAKHTLQEHNASDISKESRDILETHLLMLEDPEYTQQIEAYITTNLVCAQWAIDSVTTSMVTLLEQTDDELLRERAVDFKDVSLYLIDAIKGKGQRRMEHLGEDVILVADILMPSELFAMDKTHILGICLDGGGRASHVAILVRAFNIPTVLAAGGASKTVNDGDEIIVDGTYGEAFIRPDHTVSQMLDERYARWQQHEVELHQMAVLSSTTTDGHEVLLKTNIQTSSEVEAAKACGASGIGLFRSEFLFMESLENPSEERQFEVYKQVIEAMAPKPVTIRTIDIGGDKVVSGLGIDEKNPILGWRAVRFCLSRKDIFTVQLRALLRASVYGKLQIMFPMISGVEELNAVLHLLEHVKGECRNEHIPFDPDIKVGTMIEVPSAALCADILAKKVDFFSIGTNDLIQYTIAVDRGNEKIAYLYQPFHPGVLRSIKMIVQMAHENNIPVSLCGEMASDPFCSVLLAGMGLDELSMGSQSLLQVRKILRSVSYKEAKALAEHVLDMDSYLTITTYIREWMHDRFDHFTTI
- a CDS encoding GerMN domain-containing protein gives rise to the protein MEDQILGEKPRKRHPLILFLIWVLFSLVVVALGYPRVRSSIEDSGVLEILKTSGLSSQSQANTRNVEVVFIQYPQTFKTFTVQQSRLGGSAYHDTFEALLSGPSLEILKTGAVSYIHADTTLIGVTLSSSILYVDLSKEYLLSPDLETARQQIRRTALAFQRVKDVVILVEGKQLS
- a CDS encoding TlyA family RNA methyltransferase; this encodes MKVRKVALLQALGRQFDEYTKDQLTAFIVCRNVLVDGVLATDPRLLVDPNACFSFTFDAYVSRGGYKLEHALDTFGLDVQNLVMLDAGASTGGFTDCLLKRGATLVHSVDVGYNQLDWRLRIDERVVVHEKQNIMTLDSLEPECDAAVCDLSFRSIAGAARHILSLCKDGWLVSLIKPQFEVPKGLVNFNGVVQDRSVLVKVMRNVYDLLARDGVGMHRLAKSPITGHKGNTEFLSLLKMQPGLSKDEMTAQLEELLS
- a CDS encoding TIGR00282 family metallophosphoesterase, with amino-acid sequence MADAKTCVALLLGDVCGQPGSRALFIGLHTLVKEYRADVVVVNGENAANGFGLSASLMDQFFALGISVITSGNHIWQQDDLRLLLDSEKRLLRPANYPPQAPGHGSVVVDIKNYKVAVLNLQGRQSMPSIDCPFRVGLDQVQRLKKQTPIILVDFHAENSEEKEALAFHLDGKVSAVVGTHTHVQTADEKILPGKTAYITDLGLCGPSASVIGSNPSVSIAKQLTQMPLRTEIADTAPLLQGVCITIDAVSGQALSIERFSRLYDI
- the rny gene encoding ribonuclease Y is translated as MERILIILLSCLIGIILGWLSRWLYAKFKLTSVEQRAIRLNEEAIKEAEAKSKELLLETRDQLLKEQQQQEREARERRSELQRVERRILQKEENLEHKQAELDAIRKQLGDRESGLARKEQEVAEKEGGLITELERIAGLSADEAKNIIMETMYNDARRDAQLMINKIEQEAQLSADKKARDIVVTSIQRLATEVVGDVTISSVSLPSDEMKGRIIGREGRNIRTLETLTGVDVIIDDTPEAVVISCFDPVRKEIARVALERLVQDGRIHPARIEEVVNKVTKEIGRIIADEGEKVIFDLGIHNVGPETIRALGRLHFRTSYGQNVLSHSKEVAILSGMIASEIGANSELAMRSGLLHDIGKGIETESDANHAELGADMAKRLGEDPRVVNAILAHHNDTEPQTIEAVIVQIADAISAARPGARRETLDNYIKRLESLEQIAESFTGVDKAYAIQAGRELRILVNNDQVNDDGAKQIAKGIAGRIEAELRYPGRIKVTIIREMRVVEYAR
- the rplQ gene encoding 50S ribosomal protein L17, whose product is MKHRIGFNALSRTSSHRKALKRNMVTSLFRYERIETTKAKALEVRRMAEKMITRAKVDSVANRRLIARDITDEAIAAKLFTEIAPLFVERKGGYTRILKTGNRLGDAAEMVILELVEKTAKPEKKKAEKKSEKAEKKADKPAKKAEKSDDEEK